A window of Myxococcales bacterium contains these coding sequences:
- the secD gene encoding protein translocase subunit SecD has product MNPQKRNALLLALGSVLAGYFFFREDAFWAVFGSGLIAVWALFMLLPVMDAGWRFKAGFIFTVAIGAVIVLLPTIETLSIPASASGEPPKAPRVKIPAYVRDHIKFGIVKGLDLQGGMRLVYTVEVEEAIRDKRDRFADDMRQDLATAFGFHTGEGRVTREEVAKLVDKVKISLVDTNALRLEFKDAADTSKIDERFTKKFLTELSMAKDGAKVSFKIRPEEESRIRDRAVAQAKETVNRRVDGMGLREASVTTRDEDIIIEVPGSDDASFEEIKKTVSETARLEFKLLDDEADFFGRMKDDALPVGENLSIREEPAPAGPGKRVTNRFALMMKRDSETMNQCLERLKAWVRTLNVPDDHTVSYEPITRYDPDTGKTEDEGWRTVYLHNRAELTGDYITDAMVARDTQSTFGGYYVAITFSPAGADRFEEVTGANVQRRFAIILDDKVNSTPVIKGKIGGGRASITLGSGDPERQLADAKKLELVLRSGALPAPIAKSNDSRIGPTLGEDAINKGATGALVGSLLVLVFMIVYYRKAGLIADAAVLFNLVLQMAILASFSGTMSLPGIAGLALSIGMAVDANVLINERIREELRAGRSVRAAIEAGYDKAFSSIVDGHVTVFITGLILAQFGTGPVKGFAITLIIGMICSFFTGVFCTRVVFDWWARGKTNKISVGAEF; this is encoded by the coding sequence ATGAACCCCCAGAAACGCAACGCCCTCCTCCTCGCCCTCGGCTCGGTGCTCGCGGGCTACTTCTTCTTTCGCGAAGACGCGTTCTGGGCCGTGTTCGGCTCCGGGCTCATCGCCGTATGGGCGCTCTTCATGTTGCTCCCCGTGATGGACGCCGGCTGGCGGTTCAAGGCGGGCTTCATCTTCACGGTCGCCATCGGCGCCGTGATCGTGCTCCTGCCCACGATCGAGACGCTCTCGATCCCGGCGAGCGCCTCGGGCGAGCCCCCCAAGGCCCCGCGCGTGAAGATCCCGGCCTACGTCCGCGACCACATCAAGTTCGGCATCGTGAAGGGGCTCGACCTCCAAGGAGGTATGCGCCTCGTCTATACCGTCGAGGTCGAGGAGGCCATCCGCGACAAACGCGACCGCTTCGCCGACGACATGCGGCAAGACCTCGCGACCGCGTTCGGTTTCCACACCGGCGAGGGGCGCGTCACCCGCGAAGAGGTGGCGAAGCTCGTCGACAAGGTGAAGATCTCGCTCGTCGACACGAACGCCCTCCGTCTCGAGTTCAAGGACGCGGCGGACACGTCGAAGATCGACGAGCGCTTCACGAAGAAGTTCCTCACGGAGCTCTCGATGGCGAAGGACGGCGCGAAGGTAAGCTTCAAGATCCGCCCCGAAGAAGAGTCGCGCATCCGCGACCGCGCGGTCGCCCAAGCCAAAGAGACCGTGAACCGCCGCGTCGACGGCATGGGCCTCCGCGAGGCGAGCGTCACCACGCGTGACGAGGACATCATCATCGAGGTCCCCGGCAGCGACGACGCCTCGTTCGAAGAAATCAAGAAGACCGTGAGCGAGACCGCTCGCCTCGAGTTCAAGCTCCTCGACGACGAGGCCGACTTCTTCGGCCGCATGAAGGACGACGCCCTCCCCGTGGGCGAGAACCTCTCGATCCGCGAAGAGCCGGCCCCCGCGGGCCCCGGCAAGCGTGTCACGAACCGCTTCGCGCTCATGATGAAGCGCGACAGCGAGACCATGAACCAGTGCCTCGAGCGCCTCAAGGCCTGGGTCCGCACGCTCAACGTTCCTGACGACCACACCGTCAGCTACGAGCCCATCACGCGCTACGACCCGGACACCGGCAAGACCGAGGACGAGGGCTGGCGCACGGTGTACCTCCACAACCGCGCCGAGCTCACGGGCGACTACATCACCGACGCCATGGTCGCGCGTGACACCCAGTCGACCTTCGGCGGGTACTACGTCGCCATCACGTTCTCGCCGGCGGGCGCCGATCGCTTCGAAGAGGTGACGGGCGCCAACGTGCAGCGCAGGTTCGCCATCATCCTCGACGACAAGGTCAACTCGACCCCGGTCATCAAGGGCAAGATCGGCGGCGGCCGCGCCAGCATCACGCTCGGCTCGGGCGACCCCGAGCGCCAGCTCGCCGACGCGAAGAAGCTCGAGCTCGTGCTCCGGTCCGGCGCGCTCCCGGCCCCGATCGCCAAGTCGAACGACTCGCGCATCGGCCCGACCCTCGGCGAGGACGCGATCAACAAGGGAGCCACGGGCGCGCTCGTGGGCTCGCTCCTCGTGCTCGTGTTCATGATCGTCTACTACCGCAAGGCCGGCCTCATCGCCGACGCGGCGGTGCTCTTCAACCTCGTGTTGCAGATGGCGATCTTGGCCTCGTTCAGCGGCACCATGTCGCTGCCGGGCATCGCGGGCCTCGCGCTCTCGATCGGTATGGCCGTCGACGCGAACGTGCTCATCAACGAGCGCATCCGCGAGGAGCTCCGCGCCGGGCGCAGCGTGCGCGCGGCGATCGAGGCCGGGTACGACAAGGCCTTCTCGTCGATCGTCGACGGCCACGTGACGGTGTTCATCACGGGCCTCATCCTCGCGCAGTTCGGAACGGGTCCCGTGAAGGGCTTCGCGATCACCCTCATCATCGGCATGATTTGCAGCTTCTTCACCGGCGTCTTCTGCACGCGCGTCGTGTTCGACTGGTGGGCCCGCGGCAAGACCAACAAGATCAGCGTGGGCGCGGAGTTCTAA
- the yajC gene encoding preprotein translocase subunit YajC, which produces MGLNTLSSLSSLQQVAPKAGTPGVAEPQGAPAGPGGGQQQGNPIMMFLPFLIMIPFFFLMSRRQKKEQEARQKLKKGDQVVSQSGLIGELVEMDDRIAKVKIAPGTTVRVLASTLGPLEAAEPQKSDDAKDKDLKDLKEAKAGAGDKK; this is translated from the coding sequence ATGGGCCTCAACACTCTCTCCTCGCTCTCTTCGCTCCAGCAGGTCGCCCCGAAGGCCGGAACGCCCGGTGTGGCCGAGCCGCAGGGCGCGCCGGCCGGCCCGGGTGGAGGGCAGCAGCAGGGCAACCCCATCATGATGTTCCTGCCGTTCCTCATCATGATCCCGTTCTTCTTCCTCATGTCGAGGCGCCAGAAGAAGGAGCAAGAGGCCCGGCAGAAGCTCAAGAAGGGCGACCAAGTGGTGAGCCAGTCGGGCCTCATCGGCGAGCTCGTCGAGATGGACGACCGCATCGCCAAGGTGAAGATCGCCCCGGGGACCACGGTTCGTGTGCTCGCGAGCACCCTCGGCCCGCTCGAGGCCGCCGAGCCGCAGAAGTCCGACGACGCGAAAGACAAAGACCTGAAGGACCTCAAAGAAGCGAAGGCCGGCGCGGGCGACAAGAAGTGA